From the Pseudanabaena sp. FACHB-2040 genome, the window GAGCTAACTCACAAGCGCCGTTTGAGCGCCCTCGGTCCTGGAGGTCTAACCCGTGAGCGGGCAGGCTTTGCTGTGCGAGACATTCACCCCTCCCACTACGGCCGGATTTGCCCCATCGAAACACCAGAAGGTCCGAATGCGGGTCTAATCGGTTCCCTAGCTACTCACGCTCGCGTCAATGAGTTTGGCTTTATCGAAACGCCCTTCTATAAGGTTGAAGGGGGACGAGTGCGCAAAGACCTCCTTCCCGCTAATATGACCGCCGATGAGGAGGACGATCTGCGGGTTGCACCTGGCGATATCGCTACTGATGAGAATGGCTACATCATTGGCGATACGGTGCCGGTTCGCTACCGCCAGGACTTTACGACTACGACCTCCGATGAGGTGGACTATGTCGCGGTTTCGCCGGTACAGATTATTTCGGTAGCCACCTCACTGATTCCTTTCCTAGAGCACGACGATGCTAACCGGGCTCTCATGGGCTCTAACATGCAGCGTCAGGCAGTACCGCTGCTGCGTCCGGAGCGGCCCCTAGTTGGTACAGGATTAGAGGCTCAGGCTGCCCGTGACTCGGGCATGGTGATTATCAGCCGTACGGATGGTGAAGTGATCTTCCTAGATGCCAACTACATTCGGGTGCGGAGTTCCGAAGGCCGGGTGCATGAGTACGAACTGCAAAAGTACCAGCGCTCCAACCAGGACACCTGCTTAAACCAGCGTCCTCTAGTTTTCCCCGGCGAACAGGTGAAGGCGGGCCAGGTACTAGCTGACGGCTCGGCTACTGAAGGCGGAGAATTGGCGCTGGGTCAGAACGTAACCATCTCCTACATGCCTTGGGAAGGCTACAACTACGAGGACGCCATCTTAATCAGTGAGCGGCTGGTGTATGAAGACGTCTACACCTCCATTCACATTGAGAAGTACGAAATCGAAGCTCGGCAGACCAAGCTAGGCCCTGAGGAGATCACTCGGGAAATTCCCAACGTTGGTGAAGACGCGCTGCGTCAGCTAGACGAAACCGGCATCATCCGGATTGGGGCTTGGGTTGATGCTAGCGACATCCTGGTGGGTAAAGTGACGCCTAAAGGAGAGTCGGACCAGCCGCCTGAAGAAAAGCTGCTGCGGGCCATCTTCGGTGAAAAAGCCAGGGACGTGCGGGATAACTCTCTGCGGGTTCCCAACGGTGAGAAAGGGCGCGTAGTTGATGTTCGGGTCTTCACGCGAGAGCAGGGCGACGAACTGCCTCCAGGGGCCAATATGGTCGTTCGGGTCTATGTAGCTCAGAAACGGAAGATTCAGGTCGGTGACAAGATGGCTGGTCGCCACGGCAATAAGGGCATCATTTCCCGGATTTTGCCGATTGAGGACATGCCCTACCTGCCTGATGGCTCCACCGTCGACATCGTACTCAATCCGCTGGGCGTGCCTTCGCGGATGAACGTGGGCCAGGTGTTTGAATGTCTACTCGGTTGGGCTGCTGAAAATCTAGATGTTCGCTTTAAGGTCATTCCCTTTGACGAGATGTACGGCCAGGAAGCCTCTCGTAACTCTACCCACGGCAAACTTCAGGAAGCCAGAGACTTAACCGGCAAAGACTGGGTATTTAACCCTGACGAACCCGGCAAAATCCAGGTTTATGACGGTCGTACGGGTGAGCCTTTTGACCGGCCTGTGACTGTGGGTAAAGCCTACATGCTGAAGCTGGTGCACCTGGTAGACGACAAGATTCACGCACGGTCTACTGGTCCCTACTCTCTCGTGACGCAACAGCCTCTAGGCGGTAAGGCGCAGCAGGGCGGCCAGCGATTCGGAGAGATGGAAGTGTGGGCTCTGGAAGCCTTTGGGGCGGCCTACACCCTGCAG encodes:
- the rpoB gene encoding DNA-directed RNA polymerase subunit beta: MTDQNYTTPNFVLPDLVEIQRSSFRWFLEEGLIEELESFSPITDYTGKLELHFLGKDYKLKSPKYDVDEAKRRDATYAVQMYVPTRLINKETGEIKDQEVFIGDLPLMTDRGTFIINGAERVIVNQIVRSPGVYYKAEIDKNGRRTYNANLIPNRGAWLKFETDKNDLVWVRIDKTRKLSAQVLLKALGLTDGEIFDALRNPEYFQKTIEKEGQFSEEEALLELYRKLRPGEPPTVAGGEQLLHSRFSDPKRYDLGRVGRYKLNRKLRLNVPESTRVLTPQDILAAIDYLINLEFDVGNIDDIDHLGNRRVRSVGELLQNQVRVGLNRLERIIRERMTVSDADSLTPASLVNPKPLVAAIKEFFGSSQLSQFMDQTNPLAELTHKRRLSALGPGGLTRERAGFAVRDIHPSHYGRICPIETPEGPNAGLIGSLATHARVNEFGFIETPFYKVEGGRVRKDLLPANMTADEEDDLRVAPGDIATDENGYIIGDTVPVRYRQDFTTTTSDEVDYVAVSPVQIISVATSLIPFLEHDDANRALMGSNMQRQAVPLLRPERPLVGTGLEAQAARDSGMVIISRTDGEVIFLDANYIRVRSSEGRVHEYELQKYQRSNQDTCLNQRPLVFPGEQVKAGQVLADGSATEGGELALGQNVTISYMPWEGYNYEDAILISERLVYEDVYTSIHIEKYEIEARQTKLGPEEITREIPNVGEDALRQLDETGIIRIGAWVDASDILVGKVTPKGESDQPPEEKLLRAIFGEKARDVRDNSLRVPNGEKGRVVDVRVFTREQGDELPPGANMVVRVYVAQKRKIQVGDKMAGRHGNKGIISRILPIEDMPYLPDGSTVDIVLNPLGVPSRMNVGQVFECLLGWAAENLDVRFKVIPFDEMYGQEASRNSTHGKLQEARDLTGKDWVFNPDEPGKIQVYDGRTGEPFDRPVTVGKAYMLKLVHLVDDKIHARSTGPYSLVTQQPLGGKAQQGGQRFGEMEVWALEAFGAAYTLQELLTVKSDDMQGRNEALNAIVKGKSIPRPGTPESFKVLMRELQSLCLDIAVHKVETREDGTSRDSEVDLMVDLSNRRTPSRPTYESITRDELEEVED